CCAGCGGGGCATCCCTTCCTCATCGCCATGCTCCTGCGGCGTAGCCGGGGTAGGCAAGGGGGATTGGAAGTAGGATATTTCCGATGGGTCTATGCCGTATTCCTCACAAACGATATTGTAGATCTCCTGATAGCCGTAGGCCAGCCCGGTCTCATATTCGCCCTCGCGGAAGTGGGGCAGCATCCGCTCATCCTGGATGCGGCCGGTCTTTCCGTCGGGCAGCGCGCCCTCCAGCCCGTAGCCCACTTCGATGGCGCTTTGCCGGTCTTCTACCGCCAGCAGGATCAGCACGCCGTTATCCTTGTCCTTGTCGCCCAACCCCCAGCTGCGCAGCATATCCAGGCTTACATCTCTTATGGGCTCTCCATCCAGGGAATTCACCGTGGCAACGGCGATCTGCGCGCCGGTCTTTTCAGCCAGCGCATTGCTGGAGGCCACGATGCTTTCCTTCACCTCGGGGGAGAAGATGTTGGCCTCGTCGTAAACGTATAGTTCTCGGGAGGGCTGCGGCGCTGCCAGCGCGGGCAACGCGCTAAGCAGCACCAGGAGCAGCGCGATAAACCAAACGGCCTTTAATCGTGCGCGCTTCATTGTTCACCTAGCCTTCCTTTACAGTTAGGTCCTATTTGCTAAAATCCACTTCCGGTACCTGGTCGCTGCCGGCGGCGGCCTCAAAATACTCCGCCTTCTGGAAGCCGAACATACCCGCCCAAATGTTGTTGGGGAAGCGTACGACCATATTGTTGTAGCTTTGCACCGCCTCGTTATAGTCCTTACGGGCTACGGAAATGCGGTTCTCCGTTCCGGCCAGCTCATCGGAGAGCTGCCTGAAGTTCGCGTCGCTCTTAAGCTCCGGGTAATTCTCCACAATTACCATCAGCCGGCTCAGCGCGCTGTTCAGCGCCGAATCCGCTTCCGCCTTTTCGCCCACCGTCTGGGCGCCGGCCAACTGGGCACGGGCCGTGGTCACGCTGTCGATCACATCCTGCTCCTGCGCGGCAAAACCCTTGACCGTGCTCACCAGGTTGGGGATCAGATCCGTGCGCCGCTGCAGCTGTACGTCGATCTGGCTAAAAGAGCTTGAGACGCTCTCCCGGCCGGATACCAGCCCGTTATAGCCGCCAATTGCGGAAAACACCACGATGAGGATGACCGCGACGATGACGCCTAACGTTATGATGACACCTTTTTTCATGCTTCAATCTCCTTGCTTTTGTTTTGCTCATCTGTAAGCGCTACAGTGAAAACTTACATGACTTATCATACGGGAAATGGAGAGAATTGGCAAATGCTTTGCGCCCATCACCGGAGTATGGCGCAAGGCCCAGCGCGTCTGTGCGCATGATGCAGGCCCCACCGAGGC
The DNA window shown above is from Luoshenia tenuis and carries:
- a CDS encoding LemA family protein, which produces MKKGVIITLGVIVAVILIVVFSAIGGYNGLVSGRESVSSSFSQIDVQLQRRTDLIPNLVSTVKGFAAQEQDVIDSVTTARAQLAGAQTVGEKAEADSALNSALSRLMVIVENYPELKSDANFRQLSDELAGTENRISVARKDYNEAVQSYNNMVVRFPNNIWAGMFGFQKAEYFEAAAGSDQVPEVDFSK
- a CDS encoding TPM domain-containing protein, producing the protein MKRARLKAVWFIALLLVLLSALPALAAPQPSRELYVYDEANIFSPEVKESIVASSNALAEKTGAQIAVATVNSLDGEPIRDVSLDMLRSWGLGDKDKDNGVLILLAVEDRQSAIEVGYGLEGALPDGKTGRIQDERMLPHFREGEYETGLAYGYQEIYNIVCEEYGIDPSEISYFQSPLPTPATPQEHGDEEGMPRWLQIAMMIGAIALLAIDWLFLGGTITRHLLTFFILFGRGGRGSGGGGFGGGGFSGGGGSGGGGGSSRSW